A window of Variovorax paradoxus EPS genomic DNA:
ATCATTCGCGCTGGCAGGCGAGCCGCGGGCAGCGGCCGCTCACACCGAAGACTCGAAGTCTTCCACCGCCTGAGCGCCAACGAAATCCAGCGCGAGGGCGCTGGACAGGCCAGCGGACAAACACATACCAGCGCACACAACAAGCAGCACTCATGGCAAACATTCTCGTGGTCGATGACGAGCTGGGCATCCGGGACCTGCTCTTCGAAATTCTCAATGACGAAGGCCACAACGTGGAGCTCGCGGAGAACGCAGCCGAGGCACGCGCCGCACGTCAGCGCGCGCGGCCCGATCTCGTATTGCTCGATATCTGGATGCCCGACACCGACGGCGTCACGCTGCTCAAGGAATGGTCCACCGCCGGCCTCCTGAGCATGCCCGTCATCATGATGAGCGGCCACGCTACCATCGACACCGCGGTCGACGCGACGCGCATCGGCGCCTTCGCCTTCCTCGAAAAACCCATCACGCTGCAGAAGCTGCTCAAGGCCGTGGAGCAGGGGCTCGCACGCGAGAGCGCACGGCGCGCCGCGGCAGGCGTGGTGCCCGCACCAGTCGGCGGCCACCAGGCGGCAGCGATCACCACGACGGGCGACAGCATGCTGATGGCGTCGCTGGCCTCGGTGCCGGTTCCGGATGCAGGTCCGCAATCGACCCAGAGCTTCGACCTCGACCGCCCGCTGCGCGATGCGCGCGATGGATTCGAGAAGGCGTACTTCGAATTCCACCTGGCGATGGAGAACGGTTCGATGACCCGCGTCGCCGAGAAGACCGGCCTGGAGCGCACCCATCTTTATCGCAAGCTCAAACAATTGGGTGTCGATCTTTCAAGAGGGCGCAGAAGCGCTGTATAATCTAGGGCTGCACACAAAGGCCCGGTAGCTCAGTTGGTAGAGCAGCGGATTGAAAATCCGCGTGTCGGTGGTTCGATTCCGCCCCAGGCCACCAACATTACTTTCGCGGTTGTCCGCGTAAGTCCAAAAGCCCTAAGTAAATCAACTACTTAGGGCTTTTTCTATTGCGCTTGCCTCCACATCTTTCCGGGTGCTTCCGAGGCATTGTGCAGTAACAGCGTCAGTAACAGCGCCCTCCTGCAAAGAGGCGTGTGAAAGTTACTGCAGCATGTCCCCATTATTCACGCATCCGTTTACCCAGCCCCCTCAAGTGAACCTTGAGCCGTCGGTCCACACGGAAGCCTGACCGTTGTTGATCCAAACATATTGGTTGCAAATCAGATCTTTCCGTATACCTACCAGACGTTAGTTCCACAGTCAGCTTGAGACTGGATGCAGCCGGTCATTGAGCTGCCACAGGATGACCGCTGCCACCAAGAGCAGCCTCTGTCGACTCCCGGCGCCAGAGCACTCAAGGATCTCTCCCAGCAGGTTCTCGTCCTCAATATGAGCCACAAGGCACAGGCCAAACGCCATCTGCATCAACGTCCGGATGGCGCGGTTCTTCCATCAAGCGTCCATGCGTGTCCCGCAGTCGCTCGATGTGATCGAGGCAGGCGCTAGCCACTGAGGCAGTTGAATCGCCGCCAGCGGTCATGGCAAAAAGGGTCCGGCGAAACTCAGGCAAAGGCGCACTGAACCCCTCGAACCACCCCGATTGGCCCTCGACGTCCTTGCGGCCGACAGCAAGTTCTTCTATGACGTTCGCCAGGGCTGCGCCGTAGTGGCGAGCGTCCTTGCCGTAGCTGCGAACGAATGCGAGGGCGATCTCTTCTGTGCGATTCTCGGCCAACGTCTGTTCGAGGATTGCCTTCATAGCACCAGGCGGTTGCCTTTCATACTCCTCGTACAGCAATTTGCCGAACGCTGGCAGCGCCTGGGCCAATTTGCTCAGCTCTTCGGCGGCGGTGCGCGCCTCCCTCCAGGCAGGCGGGCTATCCCCGGCAGCTTCATCGGTGATGACCTTCAGCAAGAGCATGGCCGCGGGCTCGGACCGGATTTGCAGCACGGCTTCCCGCCAATGGCGGTTCTTCGCGAGCTTGGGCTGCAGGTTGGCCAGCGCTTCGAGTATGAGCAATGCATCCGCCGAAGGCGTCTGGCTAAGCGCCTGGAGCAGATAGTCCATTAAGTCCGGGCTCAAAGGACGCCCCTGCAAGGTCGGCAAAATGTCGACGACCGCGAAGGGGCGGTCAGAGAATGGAAACAACTCGATCCAATCTCGGACCTCTTCATATCGCCATTGCTGGATGGCTGCCTCCTGCAAGAGCTCCGCAAGCGCTGCTTCAAGATCCGCAGCAGGCAGTGTGAGGCCAGCTCTCGCCATGCCGGTCAGCAACTTCAGCTTGAATGCCCGAGGTTGGGGTAGCTCAAGCAGGGAGGCCGCTTCCGCAGCTTTATCGCCATGAGGCAAGGCCAACCCGGCGGCGGCCAGCTTGATGGCATGGCGCTGCGCCTCGTCCGATGACGGTGAAATCAGGAGCTGCCTCACCACTCGGAAAATCGCTTCCGCCGAATTGCAGGTTGGGGATGTATTCCCGGCCAAGGCGCGTTGTTGCCAGAGGTCCCTAGCTTGGGAAAATTTGTGCCGACTCCCGGGCCATGAATCCTCCAGGCTCGCTTGCGATCTCAGCCAGATCTCCACCAATCCCTGCGCCGCCATCTCCCCCACCTGCAGATCGGGAAGCCATTTCGCGAGTACCTGTTCTGCGGCAGCTCCGCCGATCAGGATAAATGCAAGTCGATACCGCTGTTCGAAGCTTGTGATGCCCCGTGCGGGATGAAGCTCTCGCTGGCGGGCCGATTCAGCTTGATCACGCTCCAACAGCCGGTCGATGTCGGGAAGAAGCTGCGGGTCACCCAAGGTGCCTGCCGCCTGCGCAAGCGTGGCAAGCTGTTCGCGGTTCGGCATCGATTCACCCAGAAGAAGATCGACCCACTGCTTCAGAGCGCCCACTAACGCGGACTTCGCCTCAGCCGGGATATCCCGGCGGGTTCGAGCGCCTTCCTGGCGCTGCACAAGGAGATCGGCCATCAGGCCAGCTTGCCTGGCGTTCGCAGCATGAGCTCGGCTCAGCAACGACGTGAAGAAGGCCATATCGCGGCTGCCGGCGACCAATGTTTGCAGAACCCGAAGCTTGTCGCCTCCTTCCTGCTCGGGCGCCAGGATCGCATCGAGAATCTTCAGGATTGAACTTGTGCTTGCGAGTGCGCTCGCGATGCCTGCAAGCTCGGAGATGTGGGTACTACCGAGTACGGTGTCCGCGATCGCCCCACCCTCATCGAAGTTTTCGTGCGGGGACAACGTCTTGGCGAAATCAACCGGAGGCCGCATTCCGCGTTGGGCCTGCATCCAAAACGCCTGAGCCATCTCCTGTGGGTAGGTCTTCGCGCCTTCTTGCAGAAAGTTGTAGATCCGGTGCTCGTTCCGGTCCAAATTCGTGGACTGCAGGAGCTGCAAGAACTCCTCGTGAGAGGAGGCGTCGTGCGCGCCGGCCTCCACTAGCCGGCATAGTTTGCGAATCGGGTCGGGTGATCCATCTGCTTGAAGATTCTTCTCGGCCTTCACTCGAGCCGCATGAGCTGGATCTTCAAGATCCTCGGGGCGCAGCCTCGCCGCCACTTGCGCCCAAACCGCGTTGCTCGCATTCGCCAGGATTTGCGCGACATGACGATCGGCGCGACGAAAAACAAGCGCCTGCAGTACCTCGGCAACCACCTGCGGATTCGGATCGGTGAGTGCGATCGAGGTCGCGAGCTCCATGCCGTCGAAACCGCTTTCCTCTGCGATTAGCGTGACGATATCGTCACGCTTCTCGTCGGGCAGCCCGGCCAATTGCTGCGCAGCGGCCTCCCCCAGCACCGATGGTCGGAAGCGAGGCGCGACGCGCATCGTGTCAACGCGGACATTCTCGGCGTCCGAGGCGATCAGCGGCCACACGAGCGGCGCGAACTCGGACTTGCCGGTGATGATCATGAAGCGTACCGCGCGATCGACCTTGCCCGGAGAGTGCCATTTCTTCACGAAAATCTGGATCTGGTCTCGCATCAGTTGCCAAGCCGCCATCGAGGACCTGTAGATCATCTGTGCCGCGAGCATCGGATCGATGTTCAGGGCCAAGAGCACTGCCCGCGCGACGGCGTCAGCCCCTGCGGGGGCACTGCGAGACATCCGCTCGCAGGCGAACAAGATAGATTCCTCCCAGGCAGGGCGATCCAGGATTTCCTTTCGAAAGGCCGCCAGGGCGGCTTGGTCACCCGACGCACTTTCCATCATCAACTGCTCTACAAACTGGGCGGCATACCACTCCTGAAACTGATGATGCTGGAACTGCACGTTGTCGCCTGCACCACCCGATTGCACAAGCAAGTGAACGCCGACCAGGACCTTCAGGGCTCTGCTTGGCTCGATGGCATTGACGAGTTGTCCCTGGTTGACCAACTTCCTGCCTGCATCGACAAAAGCGCGGCGTGCGTCGGCCGCGGGAATGAGCGTGCTGGTGATTCGATTCGCCTGCGCCCCCAACTCGCCAAGGAAATTGTCATGGAAGCCGTGCAACTCCTGTTCGAGGAGCTCGGCGCGCTCGGGCAGTGAAACGTGTTGCTGGACGAAGGTGCGAAGAACTTCCTCCTTGGTCTGCGGTAGGGCACTGCCAGCTGTGGTCTTGAGCAATGCGGTTAGGTAGAGAGGCGTCGCGATCAGCTCTCGCAAGCCCTCCGTGCGCCAGGCTTGGTCGACCAGCGCGGCTCCTTCGTCGCCTCTGTGCATGCGCGCTAGTTCCAACTGCTGATCTTCGGAAAGCGCTTCAATGTGAACCACCGGACTGTCGGCGACGAACAGGTCCGTACGGGTGCCTGCGATCATGCACAGCAGCGGGTAGTCGCGCTGCAACATGCCGAGCTCCCGAATGGCGCCCAGCCGGGCTTGGGGGGCCAGTTCATTCCAGCCGTCAAGCAGAAGGACAAGGCGGCCTGCATAGGCAAGCTGCATGAAGTGTTGAGCTGAGAAACCCAAAAACGCGCTGCGGTGCGTAAGGTGCTCAAGGATGCCTTCAGCGCGATCGGACCATTCGCCAAGGGGGACGAGTACGGGCACCGAGCGCCCTTGCGCAATGATGTTGTCGCAGAGCTGAACGAGGGTGGTTGTTTTTCCCGTACCTGGAGGGGCGACGATCGCGAGAGTTGAGGTGGCCTGCACGCTCGCAGCCAGGCCGCTGATCGTCACCGGGCGGTGGTCGCCTGACGACTCGAGGGTGAACTGAAGTTGGAGAACATGTTCCGGCCAGCTTCTCGCGCGTCGGAACGCGGTGATATCCGTGGCTGCCGCTTCCAGCATGCGCTTCGTCGCCGATTCCAGGTCGTCTGCGGCGGGAAGGGAAAGTGCTCTCGCGAATTGGAGATCGGCCTCGTCCTCAGGAATCGTTGCGGAGCGCGGCGGTGCCTGTCCGCCGGCCAAGGCTGCCAAGGCTCGCTGCGTTGCCGCCTTTTTCCATTCCTGCAGAAGCTCGACGGGGTGGCCCTTCACATCGGAATCGATGAGCTTGCCGCAGTTCTGGCAGAGCCAGATGCCGTTGCCCGCCGCCTTGCGATCTGCCGGGCTCATCGCCGCGTCATAGCGAGGGCCGCCTGGCGATGCTGCGGCGATGTGAGATGCGACCCCCAGATTCACCGTCCCGCTCTCATCGTCGGCGGGGCCGGCGGTTGGCCGGCCGCACTTCGGGTTTGAGCAGGAGAAACCCGCTCGAGTAGACAAGAGCCTGACGGTCTGCGCTAAAAAGTTGTCTCGCACTTCGGACGTTCGATCTATGGGACGCAATGCTGAGCATTAGATCAAAAGTCCTTTTGAGGCCGTCTGCAATGGGGACCGGTCACACCGACCCGCTGGACAGCGATGCCCGCAACGAGATCTTCCCGTCGTCAATACTCTATGTGGCGCATGGTTTTGAGAGGGAGCTATCCCGCCGCCTGCCTTCACACATGCGCGCCACCGCCGTTCCGGCCGATCGAATCGCCGGTCACCGGCGAGGCATTGCTCAAGTGGCTGGATGAGTTGGAACTGCGGGACGTCCCGCTGCCAATGGTCGACAGGACGCCAAGCAGCGGGGGGCATCATGTCGTCCCGTCTTGAGAGCGGAATGCCGCGTCTGCGCGCGGCGCTGAGCAGGCACTGCCTGCGCTTGTCGGGGAAGGTGTTCCTGCGCCTGATGAAGTAGGAGGTCTGGTCGTCGCCAAGCCAAAGCGCCGCCGGTACGACTCCCATCTGGGGGAGATCAGCCTGGCGCCGGAGAACCTACTCGCCCGCGACTTCACGGCCGCCGCCCCAAATGAGAAATGGCTCACCGACATCTCAGAGCTCCAGATCGCCGCCGGCAAGATGTACCTGTCACCCATGATCGACTGCTTCGACGGTAGGTCGTCAGTTGGTCGACGGGCAGGCGCGTGGACGCTGAACTTGTAAACACGATGCTGGACGCCGCCATCGAGGCGATTTCCGGTTGCGGCAAACGGCCTGTCGTCCACTTCGATCGCCGATGGGAAGCAATCGAGACTTTATTTTTGACCTGTCGGGGTGAACGTCAGCTGGTTGCAGCCAGTCATGCTTCGGGGAGGAACGGCGGCAAAGGCCGATATCAAATATTGGGTGTCTCAACCCGCTTGCGGCAGCCGCGCTTTGGGATTGAATCCGTGCGACGGCGGGCCTACGCCGCGACGAATGAC
This region includes:
- a CDS encoding response regulator, whose product is MANILVVDDELGIRDLLFEILNDEGHNVELAENAAEARAARQRARPDLVLLDIWMPDTDGVTLLKEWSTAGLLSMPVIMMSGHATIDTAVDATRIGAFAFLEKPITLQKLLKAVEQGLARESARRAAAGVVPAPVGGHQAAAITTTGDSMLMASLASVPVPDAGPQSTQSFDLDRPLRDARDGFEKAYFEFHLAMENGSMTRVAEKTGLERTHLYRKLKQLGVDLSRGRRSAV
- a CDS encoding NACHT domain-containing protein; this translates as MSPADRKAAGNGIWLCQNCGKLIDSDVKGHPVELLQEWKKAATQRALAALAGGQAPPRSATIPEDEADLQFARALSLPAADDLESATKRMLEAAATDITAFRRARSWPEHVLQLQFTLESSGDHRPVTISGLAASVQATSTLAIVAPPGTGKTTTLVQLCDNIIAQGRSVPVLVPLGEWSDRAEGILEHLTHRSAFLGFSAQHFMQLAYAGRLVLLLDGWNELAPQARLGAIRELGMLQRDYPLLCMIAGTRTDLFVADSPVVHIEALSEDQQLELARMHRGDEGAALVDQAWRTEGLRELIATPLYLTALLKTTAGSALPQTKEEVLRTFVQQHVSLPERAELLEQELHGFHDNFLGELGAQANRITSTLIPAADARRAFVDAGRKLVNQGQLVNAIEPSRALKVLVGVHLLVQSGGAGDNVQFQHHQFQEWYAAQFVEQLMMESASGDQAALAAFRKEILDRPAWEESILFACERMSRSAPAGADAVARAVLLALNIDPMLAAQMIYRSSMAAWQLMRDQIQIFVKKWHSPGKVDRAVRFMIITGKSEFAPLVWPLIASDAENVRVDTMRVAPRFRPSVLGEAAAQQLAGLPDEKRDDIVTLIAEESGFDGMELATSIALTDPNPQVVAEVLQALVFRRADRHVAQILANASNAVWAQVAARLRPEDLEDPAHAARVKAEKNLQADGSPDPIRKLCRLVEAGAHDASSHEEFLQLLQSTNLDRNEHRIYNFLQEGAKTYPQEMAQAFWMQAQRGMRPPVDFAKTLSPHENFDEGGAIADTVLGSTHISELAGIASALASTSSILKILDAILAPEQEGGDKLRVLQTLVAGSRDMAFFTSLLSRAHAANARQAGLMADLLVQRQEGARTRRDIPAEAKSALVGALKQWVDLLLGESMPNREQLATLAQAAGTLGDPQLLPDIDRLLERDQAESARQRELHPARGITSFEQRYRLAFILIGGAAAEQVLAKWLPDLQVGEMAAQGLVEIWLRSQASLEDSWPGSRHKFSQARDLWQQRALAGNTSPTCNSAEAIFRVVRQLLISPSSDEAQRHAIKLAAAGLALPHGDKAAEAASLLELPQPRAFKLKLLTGMARAGLTLPAADLEAALAELLQEAAIQQWRYEEVRDWIELFPFSDRPFAVVDILPTLQGRPLSPDLMDYLLQALSQTPSADALLILEALANLQPKLAKNRHWREAVLQIRSEPAAMLLLKVITDEAAGDSPPAWREARTAAEELSKLAQALPAFGKLLYEEYERQPPGAMKAILEQTLAENRTEEIALAFVRSYGKDARHYGAALANVIEELAVGRKDVEGQSGWFEGFSAPLPEFRRTLFAMTAGGDSTASVASACLDHIERLRDTHGRLMEEPRHPDVDADGVWPVPCGSY